The sequence TAGTGAAGGGACTTAAGGATTCTATTCGTTCCCGGTTTAATGTATCGGTAGCGGAGGTCGATTTTCATGATTTATGGCAGAAGGCGAAGATAGGAATCGCCTCGATCGGGGTGGAGGGATCGGTGGTAGATAAAGGTTTTTCCGCCATTCTCAATTTTATTGAGGAGAAGGCGGTGGCGGAGATAGTGGATACCAAAATAGAGCTTTTATGATGAAGGACAAAGGAAGAAGAGCGAGGCGGGTGGCAGATCTGATCAAGGTGGAGCTCTCTGAGTTGATCCAGTTTGTATTGCGGGATCCTCGGATCGGCTTTGTCACCATCACCCGGGTGGAGATGACCTCTGATCTTCGTTCGGCGCGGGTCTATTTCACCGTCCTCGGCGGAG comes from Acidobacteriota bacterium and encodes:
- a CDS encoding DUF503 domain-containing protein, whose translation is MVIGVLLIELFIPGSHSLKEKRMVVKGLKDSIRSRFNVSVAEVDFHDLWQKAKIGIASIGVEGSVVDKGFSAILNFIEEKAVAEIVDTKIELL
- the rbfA gene encoding 30S ribosome-binding factor RbfA; translated protein: MKDKGRRARRVADLIKVELSELIQFVLRDPRIGFVTITRVEMTSDLRSARVYFTVLGGEEERARSTEGLSRAVGFLRREIGHRLNLRYCPTLSFFYDTSLPKEEKL